In the Paenibacillus pabuli genome, one interval contains:
- a CDS encoding polysaccharide deacetylase family protein, giving the protein MNLKAARTIGLFTLILMLGTSSAHAKPVQKNRQYYEERGEIVWEVPTQDKLIALTFDDGPDPVQTPQILALLKQYQAKGTFFVLGKWAEKYPELVMQEQHEGHEVANHTYAHTYAVKSTAKDKFTQDMVAAEQSITEAGVPRPLLFRPPGGFYNDMVIDVAKQKGYTIVLWSWHQDTRDWSSPGVAAITNKVLKNARNGDIVLFHDKVEGRSQTVAALKVILPKLQQEGYRFVTVSELLAVKAKEAAKNGVSFK; this is encoded by the coding sequence ATGAACCTGAAGGCAGCCCGAACGATCGGATTGTTCACCCTGATTCTCATGCTAGGCACCAGTTCTGCCCATGCAAAGCCGGTACAGAAGAATCGTCAATATTACGAAGAACGAGGAGAGATTGTCTGGGAGGTACCCACGCAGGACAAGCTCATTGCGTTAACCTTCGATGATGGTCCCGATCCGGTACAGACCCCGCAGATTTTGGCTTTGCTTAAGCAGTATCAAGCAAAAGGCACCTTTTTCGTATTGGGTAAATGGGCAGAAAAGTATCCAGAATTGGTCATGCAGGAACAGCATGAGGGGCATGAAGTGGCGAATCATACGTACGCCCATACGTATGCAGTCAAATCCACAGCCAAGGACAAATTTACGCAGGATATGGTGGCTGCCGAGCAATCCATTACAGAAGCTGGCGTACCACGTCCGCTGCTGTTCAGACCGCCCGGAGGATTTTACAATGACATGGTCATCGATGTTGCAAAACAAAAAGGCTATACCATTGTGTTATGGTCTTGGCATCAGGACACCCGGGACTGGTCTTCTCCTGGCGTAGCGGCCATTACGAACAAGGTGCTGAAAAACGCACGCAACGGGGATATTGTGCTGTTTCACGACAAGGTAGAAGGAAGGAGCCAGACCGTTGCTGCGCTAAAAGTAATACTACCCAAGCTTCAGCAAGAGGGATACCGCTTCGTCACCGTATCGGAACTGCTTGCAGTGAAGGCAAAAGAAGCAGCAAAGAATGGCGTTTCCTTTAAATAA
- a CDS encoding MarR family winged helix-turn-helix transcriptional regulator produces MSPDTERNSQLANIDQLLEAFFRYKNKVLDQQQKTETNCKLNPTKSHILGMLLREQRCMAVDVARQLSLSSGATTIVLNQLESEGLIQRVRSEEDRRIVWLSLTEDGEQLAKSLNANRGRMTWELLQALTEEEQQQMVGMLKKIELKLLEKMKALEQTHR; encoded by the coding sequence ATGAGCCCGGATACGGAGCGAAACTCTCAATTGGCAAACATTGATCAATTGTTGGAGGCCTTCTTCAGATACAAAAATAAAGTATTGGACCAGCAGCAGAAAACAGAAACAAACTGCAAACTGAATCCGACTAAGAGTCATATATTGGGCATGCTTCTAAGGGAACAGCGCTGTATGGCTGTCGATGTGGCAAGGCAGCTCAGCTTATCATCCGGGGCTACTACCATTGTCTTGAATCAGCTGGAGAGTGAAGGATTGATTCAGAGGGTACGCAGTGAAGAGGACCGAAGAATTGTGTGGCTGTCCTTGACGGAAGATGGAGAACAACTGGCCAAATCCCTGAATGCCAACCGTGGACGTATGACATGGGAACTATTACAAGCGCTTACGGAAGAAGAGCAGCAGCAGATGGTCGGGATGCTTAAGAAAATTGAACTGAAGCTGTTGGAAAAAATGAAAGCTTTGGAGCAAACACATCGTTGA
- a CDS encoding efflux RND transporter periplasmic adaptor subunit, whose product MNSRAILINIIVILVILGAGAAGIYYYNQSTSYVKTDNALVTGQPISIASTVSGELQTWKGRVGTSYNEGDTIGTVSAGGKSTPITMPVAGTVVQATAVENSLVSAGNPLARAYDFDNLYVTANVEETVIDKIKSGQIVDVYIDAFPDTTLTGKVDQIGLATASSFSLLPSSNTNANYTKVTQVIPITITIEGYKGLGVVPGMSATVRVHI is encoded by the coding sequence ATGAACTCTCGTGCCATATTGATCAATATCATTGTCATTCTGGTGATTTTGGGGGCTGGTGCCGCAGGCATATACTATTACAACCAATCCACCAGCTATGTCAAAACGGATAATGCGTTAGTCACGGGTCAGCCCATATCCATCGCTTCCACCGTCAGTGGCGAACTCCAAACGTGGAAAGGCAGAGTAGGCACCTCGTATAATGAAGGGGATACCATCGGAACCGTCTCTGCAGGCGGCAAATCAACCCCAATTACCATGCCTGTTGCCGGCACCGTTGTCCAGGCGACCGCTGTGGAGAACTCATTGGTATCTGCCGGTAACCCACTGGCTAGAGCTTATGATTTTGATAACTTGTATGTGACCGCGAATGTGGAGGAAACCGTCATCGACAAAATCAAAAGCGGGCAGATCGTTGACGTATACATCGATGCATTTCCAGATACCACATTGACAGGCAAAGTGGATCAGATTGGACTGGCTACGGCTTCATCTTTTTCCCTGCTGCCGTCATCCAATACGAACGCCAATTACACTAAAGTTACGCAGGTTATTCCGATCACCATTACGATTGAGGGTTACAAAGGACTGGGTGTTGTCCCAGGCATGAGCGCCACTGTGCGCGTTCATATATAA
- a CDS encoding YwbE family protein, with protein sequence MNGQQRVNIKPGLEVDIVLKQDQPTGKLTRGIVKDLLTKSPTHPHGIKVRLTSGQVGRVKQVITGAAE encoded by the coding sequence ATGAACGGACAACAACGAGTGAACATTAAACCGGGCCTGGAGGTGGATATCGTACTGAAACAAGATCAGCCCACAGGTAAACTAACCAGGGGGATCGTCAAGGATTTGCTGACCAAATCACCCACGCATCCCCATGGCATCAAGGTTCGTCTGACAAGTGGACAAGTCGGACGTGTAAAACAGGTGATTACAGGAGCCGCGGAATGA
- a CDS encoding Na+/H+ antiporter, producing the protein MELFIAVLVLLVLIGLSNILNRFVPFIPVPLIQIVLGVAIALLPAGVHLPLNPELFFVLFIAPLLYNDGKRTPRHELWNLRAPILLLALGLVFVTVVVAGYAIHWLIPTIPLPAAFALAAILSPTDAVAVGAMAGRVHLPKSIHRLLEGEALMNDASGLVAFKFAIAATVTGVFSLAEASFSFLIIAIGGLLAGALLSFLLIRLGVWIRRLGMEDVTIHMLLQILTPFVIYLVSEEIGVSGILAVVAGGIIHAIERDRTESVQLKMQVVSASTWSVILFILNGLVFVILGVQIPDVLSTIFENVTFNNLQVLGYVGLISVLLLLLRFVWIYLFWQGNEWFRKKSPIGKPRLKEMTIISLSGVRGAVTLAGAFSIPYVLQDGSPFPERDLIIFLAAGVILFTLIAASVFLPLLAKNDEKAADGTQQTTERKAQDIMLNAAIRAVKSEMTDENKAAALAVVSDLSKYIRQAAGQMTAGKRKDILKQETAINLIGTRAERKEIETMMDENVIASEAAFKCNSWLDRKEMMLANRTNTQMMFSISEIGRVLGHLFTNRSEKPDQPFMIENADLFRQVKLRTSEAAIKAIRAHMNDGNRPVALSVIAKYERVIARLKTWNQGKTEDPFNQEKLELQMVAIQEQRNTVQQLYENGEINRDVAAKLRRFINDVEATVLKNS; encoded by the coding sequence ATGGAATTGTTTATTGCGGTACTTGTATTACTGGTACTCATCGGTCTGTCGAACATCCTGAACCGGTTTGTACCATTCATCCCGGTTCCGCTTATTCAGATTGTACTGGGTGTTGCGATTGCGCTTCTTCCTGCAGGGGTACATCTGCCATTGAATCCGGAACTGTTTTTTGTGCTCTTCATCGCTCCATTGTTATACAACGATGGCAAACGAACACCAAGGCATGAACTGTGGAATTTGAGGGCTCCCATTCTGCTGCTGGCACTGGGCTTGGTCTTTGTTACAGTAGTTGTGGCCGGTTACGCCATTCATTGGCTGATTCCAACCATTCCACTGCCTGCCGCTTTTGCTCTTGCGGCCATCCTGTCCCCGACCGATGCAGTAGCCGTTGGCGCCATGGCAGGGCGTGTACATCTGCCCAAAAGCATACATAGACTTCTTGAAGGCGAAGCTTTGATGAACGATGCATCTGGCCTGGTTGCATTTAAATTTGCCATAGCAGCAACGGTTACAGGCGTTTTCTCATTGGCGGAGGCTTCGTTCAGCTTTTTGATCATTGCCATTGGTGGTCTGCTGGCAGGTGCATTGTTATCCTTCCTGCTTATTCGGCTTGGTGTCTGGATCCGGCGTCTGGGTATGGAGGACGTCACCATACATATGCTGTTGCAGATCCTTACGCCATTCGTTATTTATCTGGTGAGTGAAGAGATTGGTGTCTCAGGCATTCTGGCCGTTGTGGCTGGAGGCATTATCCATGCCATTGAACGTGACCGTACTGAATCGGTTCAGTTGAAGATGCAGGTGGTCTCTGCAAGCACATGGTCCGTTATTTTATTTATTCTGAATGGATTGGTATTTGTCATTCTGGGTGTCCAAATTCCGGATGTACTGAGTACAATCTTTGAGAATGTAACCTTTAATAATCTGCAGGTTCTAGGGTATGTCGGACTTATATCCGTGTTGTTGTTACTGCTCCGTTTTGTCTGGATTTATCTGTTCTGGCAAGGGAATGAGTGGTTCCGCAAGAAGTCGCCGATCGGGAAGCCGAGGCTGAAAGAGATGACGATTATCTCTCTGTCAGGAGTGAGAGGCGCAGTAACCCTTGCGGGTGCGTTCTCCATTCCGTATGTACTTCAGGACGGATCCCCTTTTCCAGAACGGGATTTGATCATTTTTCTGGCAGCCGGAGTCATCCTGTTTACATTAATCGCCGCAAGTGTGTTTCTGCCACTGCTCGCCAAGAATGATGAAAAGGCAGCAGATGGTACTCAGCAAACGACAGAACGAAAGGCGCAGGACATTATGCTTAATGCGGCCATCCGGGCAGTCAAGTCCGAAATGACCGACGAGAACAAAGCCGCTGCACTTGCCGTAGTTTCCGATTTGTCGAAATATATCAGGCAGGCTGCAGGACAGATGACTGCGGGCAAGCGCAAGGACATATTGAAGCAGGAAACCGCCATCAACCTGATTGGTACGCGGGCGGAGCGTAAGGAAATTGAAACTATGATGGATGAGAATGTGATAGCGTCAGAAGCGGCGTTTAAATGTAACAGCTGGCTGGATCGTAAGGAAATGATGCTGGCAAACCGCACCAATACACAGATGATGTTCTCCATTAGCGAGATTGGACGCGTACTTGGGCATCTCTTTACGAATCGTTCGGAGAAACCGGATCAGCCGTTTATGATTGAAAATGCAGATCTGTTTCGCCAGGTTAAACTACGTACTTCAGAAGCGGCTATTAAGGCAATACGTGCTCACATGAATGATGGCAATCGGCCTGTGGCTCTATCCGTGATCGCCAAGTATGAGCGAGTGATCGCCAGACTGAAAACCTGGAATCAGGGCAAGACCGAAGATCCGTTCAATCAGGAAAAGCTTGAGCTGCAAATGGTAGCCATTCAGGAGCAGCGAAACACGGTCCAGCAGTTGTATGAGAATGGGGAGATCAATCGTGACGTGGCTGCGAAGCTGCGCCGATTCATCAACGACGTTGAAGCGACCGTACTGAAAAACAGCTAG
- a CDS encoding DHA2 family efflux MFS transporter permease subunit codes for MDNQLPLGRTIAVLLLGAFIAILNQTLLNVAIPHLMNDFNVSATTVQWLSTAYLLVNGVLIPITAYLIESFGTRKLFITAMLLFTVGSAICAISPGFTVMLIGRIVQASGAGIIMPLVMNVFLTVFPPEKRGTAMGTMGIAMMFAPAIGPTLSGWIVEHYTWRILFYMVIPLALLDILFAFLWLRNVSKLSSPKFDAYGALFSTIGFGFLLYGFSSAGDKGWSSAIVLLTLIIGILFITFFVLRETAMKHPLLEFRVFKYDIFTISTLVSATINMALFGGMLLLPIYLQNIRGFSPLQSGLLLLPGALLMGVMSPISGVLFDRIGSRPLAIVGLLITAFSTYEFSKLTGETPYGHIMMLYTLRSFGMSMLMMSVQTEGLNQLPPHLTSHGTAMSNTIRQVAGSIGTALLITVMATRSGIHLADYSNTVTTTNVPLTEQVGLLGTQMAAIAGVPAEQGSSLALQQLYGIAVQTSTIEGINDAFIVATWISIIGLILSLFLRRARTRPRAVKTEQ; via the coding sequence ATGGATAATCAATTGCCGCTCGGAAGAACCATTGCCGTCCTGCTGCTCGGCGCCTTTATTGCCATTCTGAACCAGACCCTGCTTAATGTGGCGATTCCCCATCTGATGAATGACTTCAACGTCTCGGCAACAACAGTGCAATGGCTATCGACAGCCTATTTGCTCGTGAATGGTGTGCTCATTCCCATTACAGCCTATCTGATTGAATCGTTCGGGACCCGCAAACTGTTCATCACCGCGATGCTGCTGTTCACCGTTGGCTCTGCAATCTGCGCAATCAGTCCGGGGTTCACAGTCATGCTGATTGGGCGTATTGTACAAGCCAGCGGTGCCGGCATTATTATGCCGCTGGTTATGAACGTATTTCTGACCGTTTTCCCTCCCGAGAAGCGGGGAACAGCGATGGGAACCATGGGAATCGCCATGATGTTTGCTCCAGCCATTGGTCCTACCTTGTCAGGCTGGATCGTGGAGCACTACACATGGCGCATTCTGTTCTACATGGTCATTCCGCTGGCTTTGCTCGATATCCTGTTTGCTTTTCTTTGGCTGAGAAATGTGTCCAAGCTCAGTTCTCCCAAATTCGATGCGTACGGTGCTCTCTTTTCAACGATCGGATTCGGGTTCCTGCTGTATGGATTCAGCTCTGCAGGCGACAAGGGATGGAGCAGCGCAATCGTACTGCTGACCTTGATCATCGGTATTTTGTTCATTACGTTCTTCGTTCTCAGAGAAACCGCAATGAAACATCCCCTGCTGGAGTTTCGTGTGTTTAAATACGATATTTTTACCATCTCCACGCTGGTCAGTGCCACCATCAACATGGCACTTTTCGGGGGAATGCTCCTGTTACCAATCTATCTGCAAAATATAAGAGGGTTCTCCCCCCTGCAATCGGGTCTGCTGCTGCTGCCAGGTGCTCTGCTGATGGGTGTCATGTCACCCATCTCAGGAGTTCTATTCGACCGGATCGGCTCCCGACCGCTAGCCATCGTGGGCTTGCTGATCACGGCATTCTCTACCTATGAATTCAGCAAATTGACCGGGGAAACGCCTTATGGTCACATTATGATGTTGTATACGCTCCGCAGCTTCGGCATGTCCATGCTGATGATGTCCGTACAGACCGAAGGGTTAAACCAGTTACCCCCCCATCTGACCAGTCACGGTACTGCAATGTCCAACACGATCAGACAGGTAGCTGGTTCAATTGGAACAGCCCTGCTGATTACCGTTATGGCTACACGTTCAGGTATTCATTTGGCTGACTACAGCAATACAGTCACCACAACCAATGTTCCCCTGACCGAACAGGTCGGTCTGCTGGGTACGCAGATGGCTGCCATAGCAGGTGTACCAGCTGAACAAGGTTCTAGTCTGGCGTTACAGCAGTTATACGGTATCGCAGTCCAGACCTCGACGATTGAAGGCATTAACGATGCCTTTATTGTAGCCACCTGGATTTCCATTATCGGTTTGATCCTGTCGCTGTTTCTGCGGCGAGCACGAACCCGCCCCCGTGCGGTGAAGACAGAACAATAA
- a CDS encoding NAD(P)H-dependent oxidoreductase codes for MNIYIVFDSEGGHTQALAEAIAAGAASVHGATVHLHSTEEADVYKLVEMDAIIWGCPGHFGSISSGLKKWIDKLGYLWAEGKLVDKVGAVFCTIATEHGGLESALLHLLTPMLHQGMIITGLPGNFADNALYGSYYGVGVTCPVDSDVLLSDQGIALGRALGERVARITNRLIT; via the coding sequence ATGAACATTTATATTGTTTTCGACAGCGAGGGCGGGCATACACAAGCGCTGGCTGAGGCGATTGCTGCAGGGGCAGCCAGTGTGCACGGGGCTACCGTTCACCTGCATTCCACCGAAGAGGCAGATGTATACAAACTCGTGGAAATGGACGCCATTATATGGGGATGTCCCGGTCATTTCGGTTCAATCAGCTCCGGTCTGAAGAAATGGATCGACAAGCTTGGTTACCTATGGGCTGAAGGTAAACTTGTGGATAAGGTAGGTGCTGTTTTCTGTACGATTGCCACCGAACACGGTGGACTTGAATCAGCCTTACTTCATCTGCTGACCCCAATGCTGCATCAAGGAATGATTATAACCGGGCTGCCAGGAAACTTTGCCGACAACGCCTTATATGGTTCCTATTATGGTGTGGGGGTTACCTGCCCGGTGGACAGTGATGTTCTGCTGAGCGATCAAGGTATTGCCCTTGGCAGGGCCCTCGGAGAACGTGTCGCCCGGATCACCAATCGTCTTATCACCTAG
- a CDS encoding FAD-dependent monooxygenase, protein MNDNNPLQVDVCIVGAGPGGALLSYLLNRQGITTALIERQPHLHKSFRGELLNQDGEAVLSKHGLYSGVAQLGAMPLEQIQYWENGQIIHTVYPAEGESHVGIHVPQDHLLDFIVSQSQALPHNHERLLLNTVMTGLLRDKSGKTVGINVRQNSVPASIEAAIIVGADGRYSAVRKHSRLTPDIRKHGYDLLWARIPAPSGWEPAVRMASMNGQQLALFSQYGGFVQIGWNIPQGSFTKLREQPFAPFVEQLVEAFPCLAESVAAHIQTWSDFVLLSVESSYSESWTQDNVVLLGDAAHTMTPTGAFGLNAALEDADVLAEIIIRMASDQFQFTESLRQLQVIRGDKVKQQLARQVEMESSFQQRYVSLR, encoded by the coding sequence ATGAATGACAATAATCCATTACAAGTAGATGTCTGTATTGTTGGAGCAGGACCAGGCGGGGCCCTCCTGTCTTACTTATTGAACCGCCAAGGAATAACAACAGCATTAATCGAGCGTCAGCCTCATCTGCACAAGTCGTTTCGCGGTGAACTGCTTAACCAGGACGGCGAAGCTGTACTGAGCAAGCATGGACTATATTCGGGTGTAGCTCAGCTTGGGGCCATGCCTTTGGAACAGATTCAATACTGGGAGAACGGACAGATTATCCACACGGTTTACCCCGCTGAGGGAGAATCGCATGTGGGCATCCATGTACCGCAGGATCACCTGCTGGATTTTATTGTGTCACAATCTCAGGCCCTGCCGCACAATCATGAGAGGCTGCTACTTAATACCGTGATGACCGGACTGCTCAGGGATAAGTCAGGAAAAACGGTTGGGATCAATGTTCGGCAAAATAGTGTTCCTGCTTCTATTGAAGCAGCCATTATTGTGGGAGCGGATGGGCGATATTCGGCTGTACGCAAACACTCCAGGCTCACCCCGGATATACGGAAACATGGGTATGATCTGCTATGGGCCCGAATTCCTGCGCCTTCAGGCTGGGAACCAGCGGTTCGCATGGCGAGCATGAACGGTCAGCAGCTGGCGCTCTTCTCCCAATACGGCGGTTTTGTACAGATTGGCTGGAATATTCCACAAGGATCCTTCACCAAGCTGCGCGAACAACCCTTCGCCCCTTTTGTGGAGCAACTTGTGGAAGCCTTCCCTTGTCTTGCAGAATCGGTCGCTGCACATATTCAGACCTGGAGCGATTTTGTACTGTTATCCGTAGAGAGCAGTTACAGCGAGTCATGGACTCAGGATAATGTGGTTCTGCTCGGTGATGCAGCACATACCATGACCCCTACGGGAGCCTTTGGACTCAATGCAGCACTTGAAGATGCCGATGTACTTGCAGAGATCATTATTCGGATGGCGTCTGATCAATTCCAATTTACGGAATCCCTGAGGCAGCTGCAAGTGATTCGCGGCGACAAAGTGAAACAGCAGCTGGCCCGTCAGGTT
- a CDS encoding DUF4269 domain-containing protein yields MKTTAEVLAHLASGNERQRDVHRVLKQSGLISVLEAYTPYPAGTVPIDIDIPGSDLDILCEAPDLDAFEMIVTQHYSGMEQFSCQRGTGLGDGRAYITCSFQAEDWPVEIFAQSVQVNKQNAYLHMLVEWELLQLWGAEGHAEIRRLKSVGLKTEPAFAEVLGLQGDPYVELLQLADWSRHELWIWARQRTSF; encoded by the coding sequence ATGAAGACAACGGCTGAGGTTTTGGCACATCTGGCATCCGGGAACGAACGACAACGGGACGTTCACCGGGTGCTTAAGCAAAGTGGACTGATCTCCGTTTTGGAGGCTTATACTCCTTATCCGGCGGGAACCGTACCCATCGATATAGACATACCTGGCAGTGATCTCGATATATTGTGTGAAGCTCCAGATCTGGACGCGTTCGAGATGATAGTGACTCAACATTATAGCGGGATGGAGCAATTTTCCTGTCAACGCGGAACGGGGCTTGGGGATGGACGTGCCTATATAACCTGTTCCTTCCAGGCTGAGGATTGGCCAGTGGAGATTTTCGCCCAATCGGTGCAGGTCAATAAACAGAACGCTTACCTCCATATGTTAGTCGAGTGGGAGTTGCTGCAGCTCTGGGGTGCCGAAGGGCACGCCGAGATCCGCAGACTGAAATCGGTTGGGTTGAAGACCGAGCCGGCCTTTGCGGAAGTGCTGGGCTTACAGGGCGACCCATATGTGGAGCTACTGCAACTAGCCGATTGGAGCCGGCATGAACTGTGGATTTGGGCAAGGCAGCGTACTTCATTTTAA